From one Triticum urartu cultivar G1812 chromosome 3, Tu2.1, whole genome shotgun sequence genomic stretch:
- the LOC125543634 gene encoding RNA-binding protein P-like, translating into MGKKRKLEPKFTLAANSPAAKAPAAAKIAEPAAPLPQPETLAEYYPTSSQTVAQESGSIAGGAAVKQEVGGEEDEWEEVEEEVEEEEEEEEVEEEEQQQAEEGDSDPASIQALLEVFPKEQLVELLRDAAVRHRDVLESVRRAADADPAQRKIFVHGLGWDTTVDILTEAFRPYGEIEDLKLVSDRNTGKCKGYGFILFSRLSGARAALLEPQKKIGNRTTSCQLASLGPVPPGGAANNPMLATAPAPAPAALILPPVSEYTQRKIFVSNVGADIDPQKLLQFFSKYGEIEEGPLGLDKATGKPKGFALFVYRTLESAKKALQEPHKSFEGVMLHCQKAIDGPKPNKGGGYGATTTSGRKGAAGYGASSHSLPGSVGAGYGMASPASLASMPGSVPGGPGMNPALGQALTAFLATQGGGLGLNNILGVGPNSSGMPNSGSSGALGGGGVPGMPGSYMGGYGGGGGYGGPPGGPGRNYMGH; encoded by the coding sequence ATGGGCAAGAAGCGGAAGCTCGAGCCGAAATTCACCTTGGCAGCAAACTCCCCCGCAGCTAAGGCTCCAGCTGCCGCAAAGATCGCCGAGCCGGCAGCTCCTCTCCCCcagcccgaaaccctagccgagTACTACCCCACTTCCTCCCAAACCGTGGCCCAGGAGAGCGGGTCCATCGCTGGGGGCGCGGCGGTGAAGCAGGAGGTGGGCGGCGAGGAGGACGAGTGGGAGGAGGTGGAAGAggaggtggaagaggaggaggaggaggaggaggtcgaggaGGAAGAACAACAGCAGGCGGAGGAGGGGGACAGCGACCCCGCCTCGATCCAGGCGCTTCTGGAGGTGTTCCCCAAGGAGCAGCTCGTCGAGCTCCTCCGCgacgccgccgtccgccaccgcGACGTGCTCGAGTCCGTCCGCCGAGCGGCCGACGCGGATCCAGCCCAGCGGAAGATCTTCGTCCACGGCCTCGGATGGGACACCACCGTGGACATCCTCACCGAGGCTTTCCGCCCTTATGGTGAGATCGAGGATCTCAAGCTCGTCTCAGACCGTAACACGGGCAAGTGCAAGGGCTACGGGTTCATCCTCTTCAGCCGCCTTTCTGGCGCCCGCGCGGCCCTGCTGGAGCCCCAGAAGAAGATCGGCAACCGCACTACCTCCTGCCAGCTCGCTTCTTTGGGCCCTGTCCCACCTGGCGGTGCGGCCAACAATCCTATGTTGGCTACAGCTCCAGCTCCGGCTCCAGCAGCCTTGATACTACCGCCAGTTTCTGAGTACACACAGCGGAAGATTTTTGTTAGCAATGTTGGCGCAGATATCGACCCACAGAAACTGCTGCAGTTCTTTTCAAAgtatggtgaaattgaggagggtCCTCTTGGGCTCGACAAGGCAACCGGGAAGCCAAAGGGTTTTGCTCTGTTTGTTTACAGGACCCTTGAGAGCGCCAAGAAGGCGCTCCAGGAGCCGCACAAGTCATTTGAGGGTGTTATGCTGCACTGCCAGAAGGCAATTGATGGGCCAAAACCCAACAAAGGAGGAGGATATGGTGCCACAACTACAAGTGGGAGGAAGGGCGCTGCTGGCTATGGTGCTAGTAGCCATTCTCTGCCTGGTAGTGTTGGTGCTGGTTATGGGATGGCATCTCCAGCGAGCCTGGCTTCAATGCCTGGGTCTGTACCTGGTGGTCCAGGGATGAATCCTGCACTGGGCCAGGCTTTAACAGCTTTCTTGGCCACCCAAGGGGGAGGGTTGGGTCTGAATAACATCCTTGGAGTTGGTCCTAATAGTTCAGGGATGCCAAATTCAGGGTCTTCTGGAGCTCTTGGTGGTGGCGGTGTACCTGGAATGCCTGGCAGTTATATGGGAGGCTATGGGGGTGGTGGCGGGTATGGTGGTCCACCGGGAGGTCCAGGAAGAAATTACATGGGTCATTAG